The DNA segment ACCTGTCGCAAGGACACGCGCAACCTGTATTAACTGCTGCTGAGCCACGCTAAGTGTATTTACTATTTTACGTGGATTAATACTAATTCCTATTGTCTGAATTATTTTTACTGATTCTTCGTTAGTTTTCTTCCAATTAATAAAGCCTAGTTTATTTCTTATCTCGTTTCCTAGGAAAATATTTTCAGCAGCACTGACAAAAGGGTTTAAATTCAGTTCTTGCGGCACCATGCCTATGCCAAGTGCGATTGCTTGCGATGGTGAAATAATGGAAACAACGTTTCCATCAACTTTAATTTCACCTTCGTCAGCCTTATAGATACCCATAAGGACGTTCATAAGCGTGCTTTTTCCAGCTCCGTTTTCACCGATTAGCCCATGAATTTCGCCTGGCTTTACACTGATGCTAACGTTATTTAGAGCTCTTACACCTGCAAATAATTTCGTAATATTATTCATTTCCAGTATAAACTCTGACATTGAAACTAACCTCCAATTGCGGTTGGCTTGGTATATTACCAAGCCAACCGCTGCGTTTACAGGTGATTATTTATTTCGTTGTTCCGCCAGTTGTTCCGCCAGTTGTTCCGCCAGTTGTATTTCCGGTTGTTCCTCCGGTGGTGCCGCCAGTTGTTCCTGTTGATCCGCTAGTAGTGATATATTGATCTACGTTATCTTTCGTTACAAAGTTAGCTGGTATTTCGTCAACAACAACCTTAGGAGGCTGACCATCAGCAATTGCCAACATATTATAAACACTGTTATAACCATAGGTTGGAACCGCTTGTTTTAATGTGCAAAGAATTGTTCCATCTTTAACATACTGCATTGCTTCCTGATCTTCAGCCATGCCAACAATTTGAATCTTACCGGCTTTTTTGGCATCCTTTACAGCTCTTGCAGCGCCGATCGGGCTAGCTGCATTGCATGCAAATATGCCTTTTAAGTTCGGATAAGCGGTTAGATAACTCTCAGTTACAGATATAGCATTTTCTATGGAGTCGTTATCAGCTTGTGAATCAACAACTTTCATATTTGGATATTTTGCAATTTCGTCTCTGAAACCTTTCACACGTTCCTGATGGTTAATAGCGCTAAGCGTGCCTGCCAATACTGCAACTTCACCTGTCTCACCAAGCTGCTTTGCTAAAATATCCGCCATTTTTGCACCGTCTTCATAGTTCTTCGAATGTCCGCAGTAATACTTTCTTTTAGAATCTTTAGCATCACAGTCGAATGTAGAAACATTGATTCCCTGATTTACAAGGTCATTGATTACTGTTGTAGTTGCCGCTGCGTCTATTACCGCAACAGAAATCCCGTCAGGCTTTTTAGCTGCAGCAGCTTCGATCTTATTAATCTGGTCAGTAACAACCGCATCAGCAGGAGCATCCCATGTATAGTTTACAGTGATACCCTGTTGTTTCAATTCGGCAACTGCCTTATCAATTCCTACTTTAACATCCTCATACCATGGATGAACCAGTTTTGGTATGAAAACAAGATTATACGTTGTTTTCTTGTATTTGGTCGTAGTAGTGCCGGAGGTATTGTTGTTGGAAGGCGGATTTGTTGTCTTTTTTGTTGTACATCCAAAATTCATTGTTGCTAAAATTGTAACAGTCAACAGTATTGCTGTCATTCTCAAAAACTTCTTCATAATTTTCCTCCCTAAAATAATTTATTTAATTTTGCTTTGCAAAATCAAATTTAATAGGATAATGACAATTCTTTTAGCGCTCTCATATCGTTTTTTAGCTTAGGGTATAAATCCTTGTAAACCTCAAAATACCTTTGATATTTTTCGTAATTACCAATATTGGGTTCAACCGGTGCGTTAAATCCTATCCAATTCTTGATTTCACAGAAATCCTTCAAAAGTCCAGTCCCTATTCCGGCAAGGAAAGCATCTCCAAGAGGAGCTTCAATCGCCTTTTGCGGCGAATAAACCGGAAGGCCTGTAACATCTGCAAAGATCGACTTCCATAAATCTGACTTTGCTCCGCCACCAACTAAAACTATTCTCTCTACATCTACTCCTTCAGTCATAGTATCAATAATATGCTTTAATGAGTATGCAGTTGATTCTAGTATAGCTTTAAAAATATGAGCTTTTGTGTGACGAAGTGAAAGTCCCAAAATCATTCCGGATGCATTTACGTCCCAAATAGGAGTCCTCTCCCCCATAAAATACGGCAATACAATTAATCCGTCAGAACCTGCCGGTATTCCTTGATCAATAATCTCTTTTTCAATTTGTGAATAGGTATCAGCAGACTCATTTTGAAGAAAATTGTTTAAAAACCATCTGGGAAGAGCACCCGCGGTAGACGCCCCGCCATAGGTATAACTAAGCCTTGTCGGTTCTATGCAATATGGCATAGAAATAAGATTTGGATTTGATGGCATCCTTGAATGGATAAATCCCCAGTTTAGAGATGTGCCCAGTATTGCAGCGTTATCGCCCTCTTTTACTGCAGCGGTGCTAAGCATCGCAGCAATACAATCTACCGTTCCCGCACAGACCGGAATCCCCTCTAAAAGTCCCATTTGCTTTGAAAACTCTGCATTTAACCCACCAACGATGTCACTGGGAGTAAAGAATTGTTTTGGCAGAATATCCGCACCAATATTTAGTTTACCCAACATCAAGTCGGACCAACCATGTTTTTCATAGTCGTAAATTCCGCCCACATTTCCAGCTGAACAATAGTCGACAGACAATTTGCCTGTCAATTTATACACAATATAACTATGGATAGGCAGGATCATCCTTATCTTTTTCCATAAATCCGGTTCATTTTGCTGAACCCATAGTAACTTGGTATATCCATAGTATGAATCAATCCCATTTTTTGATACATCAAATATTACATTTTTTCCTATTTGATTTGAGATCCATTTGCTTTCCTCCTCAGCTCTCCTATCCATCCAAATAATTGTTGGCCTAACAGGCTGCATCTTATCATTGCATAACACGCCTGTTCCGCCATAGAGAGCACTGATGCAAATCCCGGCAATACATTCTGGTGTAACTTGAGCGGCAACTTCGGTTATAGTTTTTAACGCAGCGTTAAGCCAAACATCAGGCCATTGTTCGGCCCATTGATTTTTGAGTGTTATTATTCCATAGCTGCAGGATGCATGAGCTAAAATGTTTCCGCCCACATCCATCGCAACAGTTTTAGTTCCGGATGTTCCTATATCACATCCAATTAATAATTTATCCCTCATATAGCACTCCAACCGCAACCCGTGCAAAAAATTTATTTTGATGAAAATTCAAATACTAGGAAAGTTCTTCAAGCCCTTTTATATACTCTTTATTTGACGGCGTTTTGCCGTGCCAAACTACTACATCTTCTGTGAATGAAAGTCCTTTTCCTTTAACGGTATGCTGAATAATTACAGACGGTTTATCTTTGCAGGCCTTAGCCTTATCTACAGCGTCGAAGATTTCATTGAAGTTATTTCCATCAATCTCCTGAACATACCAGCCAAAGGCATTCCACTTATCTGCGATATTACCTAAATCTTTAACATTAACTGTCTTTCCGTCATTTTGCAAACCATTTTTATCAACAAAAGCAATCAAGTTATCTAAATGATAATGTGCAGCAGTAGCTGCAGCCTCCCATATCTGACCTTCATCGATCTCGCCGTCACCCATCATACAATAAACATTAAATTCAATTCCTTGAGCTTTTCCTCCTAAAGCCATGCCGTTTGCCGCAGAGAGTCCAATGCCGAGCGACCCGCTGGTCATATCAATACCAGGAGTCTTTTTCATATCAGGGTGGCCCTGTAATTTTGAATCAATCTTTCTGAAAGAATCTCTCAGCCATTCTTTCGGGAAAAAACCTGCTTCCGCGAGAACCGCATAAAGCGCAGGAGCAGTATGACCTTTAGACAAAACGAAACGGTCTCTATCTGGAACCTTAGGATTTTGGGGATCATATTTCATTACATCAAAATATAATGCAACAAGTGTTTCGATAATAGAAAAGGAACCTCCGATATGTCCAGACTGAGCGTTATATACCATTTCCCAAATTTCTTTTCTAAGCCCTTTAGCTTTATTTTCTAGATATTTAATATCTCTTGACACTTAAGAGTCCTCCTATACCTTACGGTTTATAGCTTTTAAAGAAGCTTCTACAATATTTTTATGGGTAAGTCCGTATTTCTTGTATAACTCATCCTGATCCCCTGATTCGCCAAAATGATCATTTACACCTATAAACTCCATTGGTACAGGATAATTTTTAACTAAAGTCTCTGCTATTGCACTGCCCAGTCCGCCTATAACGGAATGATCTTCTGCGCTAACAACAGCTCCTGTTATTCTAGCGCTTGAAATAATAGTATTTTCATCTAAAGGTTTAACAGAATATGCATTTATTACAGAAGCACTTACTCCCATATTCTTAAGTTCATCCGCCGCTTTTAGAGCCTGCTCAACCATAAGTCCGCATGCAACGATAGTGACATCCATTCCTTCAGTTAAAGTATCAGAACCACCTGGAACAATACTCTTAGGTTCACTATAAATATCCTCAGCCAAATCACGCCCAAGTCTTAAATATGCGGGTCCTTCATGCAAAATCATTGAATCTATTGCGCTTTCAGTTTGACTAACATCAGCTGCAACGAATACTTTAAAATTAGGCAACACTCTCATTACTGCAATATCCTCTAATGCTTGATGTGTCGCTCCGTCCTTACCGACACACAAGCCTGCATGTGTTGCTATTATCTTTACATTTAAGTTTGGATAAGCGATTGCCTGCCTTATCTGTTCAAACGGTTTCTCAGTTACAAACATAGAAAAACCAACAACAATAGGAATCAATCCTGTTGTACTCATTCCAGCTGCTGTTGCAAGCATGTCTGCTTCACTTATGCCAAGACTGAACATTCGATCAGGATAACTCTCGCCAAATTTAGTCAGACATAATGCACGCGCTGAATCTGCATTTAGAACAACCACTTGGGGATTATCTTTAGCATTTTTCATTATTGCATCTATTAATATAGTTCTAAATGACCTTCTCATATATTATTAAGACCTCTATTCATCATAATTTGTTTAATTCCATTGCAGCGGTGCTTTCTCTAATTTTTTTAGCTGAAATAGTTTTTGTTTTTTCAAGAACCATTAAATACAGTGCCTCCAGAATAGCCTGTTCAGCTATGCGCCGCGCAATTATTTCTTTACCTATTGTGATATCTGCTGTTGCAGTAAAAAGCTGAATATCACAATATTTTGCAAGTTCCGATTTGCCAACTTTGGTAATGCATATAGTGGTTGCTCCTTTTTTCTTTGCTATTTTCATAGCGTTGATAACATTTCTGGTATTTCCAGTATGGGAAACTGAAATCGCAACATCACCAGGCATAAGATTGCAAGCATTGATTATTTGCATATCAGGATCGGCATCAGCATAACAAATATACCCTAGTCTTCTTAGTTTAAATTCTGCATAGCTGCAAGGCATCATTGCATCACCGAGAGCAAAAAAACAAATATGTTTAGCATCTAAAATTGCTGCAAGAGCTTTTTCATAATCATCCGTGACCAGTTCAAAAGTCTCTTTTAATATTTGTATGTTTATTTCAAAGATACTATTAATTACAGAAGTAATACCCTGCTCAGGTTTTACGTCTATAACTGTGTTTGGTTGGTCATTATCACTTTCCAACTGCATAGACAAGTTTAATTTTAGTTCGGCATAACCGCTTGTACCAATTTTTTTGCAAAGTCTTATTATACTTGGCTGACTACTTCCAGATTTCTCTGCATATTCATTTAAAGCTAACCCTACAACTTCTTCAGGATTGTTTAACAAATAATCTGCCGCTTTTTTTTCCGATCTAGTAAGCGAAGAAAATAAAAACTTAACCATAGGAATTATTTTATTTTTTACTTGAATGTCATCCATTATTAATAGCCACCTTAATTTTTTCTCCAACTTTTCTATTTTCTTTTGGAGCCAAAGTTATTATACATAAATAGTATATTAAATTCAATATACAAATTTCATATATTATTTATCTATTTGTTATGCATAATTGACAACTACGCCTTCTGTTTCTGTCGTTTTTTCTCCATTAAAATAGAACTGTGTTGAAGAAAGTCGATATATCTGTTATACAATATACAAAATTTTTGATTCTCCGAACCTATAGCCTATCTCACGTCTAAAAAACTCTTCGCCTTGAAGACGCATTCGTTCATTATACCAATATTTGCCCCGTCCCCTTCCAGTCATCTGGTCTTTGCTGTATAAATCTATCGCTCCAGGAAAAGCCTCATTATTAATAGCCCTATGAACATAACTGTAAGTCATAAAAATAATTTCAATAAACATTTTCTTTTTAACTATCTGAGAAAGCTGAGAATCTAGAATATTTAACAGTTCTATATATAAATCCTCCCAGTTTTCGAGAAAAATTACAGGAGCAATTAGAAGGCCAACAGGATAACCGGCATCCCCCAATTTGTTCAAAGCCGATATTCTTTTATCCAGAGGTGATGTTCCGAATTCAACTTTCGTTATAATCTCCTGCGGATTTACACTCATACGTATAATA comes from the Bacillota bacterium genome and includes:
- a CDS encoding ATP-binding cassette domain-containing protein; amino-acid sequence: MSEFILEMNNITKLFAGVRALNNVSISVKPGEIHGLIGENGAGKSTLMNVLMGIYKADEGEIKVDGNVVSIISPSQAIALGIGMVPQELNLNPFVSAAENIFLGNEIRNKLGFINWKKTNEESVKIIQTIGISINPRKIVNTLSVAQQQLIQVARVLATG
- a CDS encoding substrate-binding domain-containing protein; the encoded protein is MKKFLRMTAILLTVTILATMNFGCTTKKTTNPPSNNNTSGTTTTKYKKTTYNLVFIPKLVHPWYEDVKVGIDKAVAELKQQGITVNYTWDAPADAVVTDQINKIEAAAAKKPDGISVAVIDAAATTTVINDLVNQGINVSTFDCDAKDSKRKYYCGHSKNYEDGAKMADILAKQLGETGEVAVLAGTLSAINHQERVKGFRDEIAKYPNMKVVDSQADNDSIENAISVTESYLTAYPNLKGIFACNAASPIGAARAVKDAKKAGKIQIVGMAEDQEAMQYVKDGTILCTLKQAVPTYGYNSVYNMLAIADGQPPKVVVDEIPANFVTKDNVDQYITTSGSTGTTGGTTGGTTGNTTGGTTGGTTGGTTK
- a CDS encoding FGGY-family carbohydrate kinase is translated as MRDKLLIGCDIGTSGTKTVAMDVGGNILAHASCSYGIITLKNQWAEQWPDVWLNAALKTITEVAAQVTPECIAGICISALYGGTGVLCNDKMQPVRPTIIWMDRRAEEESKWISNQIGKNVIFDVSKNGIDSYYGYTKLLWVQQNEPDLWKKIRMILPIHSYIVYKLTGKLSVDYCSAGNVGGIYDYEKHGWSDLMLGKLNIGADILPKQFFTPSDIVGGLNAEFSKQMGLLEGIPVCAGTVDCIAAMLSTAAVKEGDNAAILGTSLNWGFIHSRMPSNPNLISMPYCIEPTRLSYTYGGASTAGALPRWFLNNFLQNESADTYSQIEKEIIDQGIPAGSDGLIVLPYFMGERTPIWDVNASGMILGLSLRHTKAHIFKAILESTAYSLKHIIDTMTEGVDVERIVLVGGGAKSDLWKSIFADVTGLPVYSPQKAIEAPLGDAFLAGIGTGLLKDFCEIKNWIGFNAPVEPNIGNYEKYQRYFEVYKDLYPKLKNDMRALKELSLSY
- a CDS encoding transketolase, with the translated sequence MSRDIKYLENKAKGLRKEIWEMVYNAQSGHIGGSFSIIETLVALYFDVMKYDPQNPKVPDRDRFVLSKGHTAPALYAVLAEAGFFPKEWLRDSFRKIDSKLQGHPDMKKTPGIDMTSGSLGIGLSAANGMALGGKAQGIEFNVYCMMGDGEIDEGQIWEAAATAAHYHLDNLIAFVDKNGLQNDGKTVNVKDLGNIADKWNAFGWYVQEIDGNNFNEIFDAVDKAKACKDKPSVIIQHTVKGKGLSFTEDVVVWHGKTPSNKEYIKGLEELS
- a CDS encoding transketolase C-terminal domain-containing protein, with product MRRSFRTILIDAIMKNAKDNPQVVVLNADSARALCLTKFGESYPDRMFSLGISEADMLATAAGMSTTGLIPIVVGFSMFVTEKPFEQIRQAIAYPNLNVKIIATHAGLCVGKDGATHQALEDIAVMRVLPNFKVFVAADVSQTESAIDSMILHEGPAYLRLGRDLAEDIYSEPKSIVPGGSDTLTEGMDVTIVACGLMVEQALKAADELKNMGVSASVINAYSVKPLDENTIISSARITGAVVSAEDHSVIGGLGSAIAETLVKNYPVPMEFIGVNDHFGESGDQDELYKKYGLTHKNIVEASLKAINRKV
- a CDS encoding MurR/RpiR family transcriptional regulator, which codes for MDDIQVKNKIIPMVKFLFSSLTRSEKKAADYLLNNPEEVVGLALNEYAEKSGSSQPSIIRLCKKIGTSGYAELKLNLSMQLESDNDQPNTVIDVKPEQGITSVINSIFEINIQILKETFELVTDDYEKALAAILDAKHICFFALGDAMMPCSYAEFKLRRLGYICYADADPDMQIINACNLMPGDVAISVSHTGNTRNVINAMKIAKKKGATTICITKVGKSELAKYCDIQLFTATADITIGKEIIARRIAEQAILEALYLMVLEKTKTISAKKIRESTAAMELNKL